Proteins from a genomic interval of Amycolatopsis sp. cg13:
- a CDS encoding AraC family transcriptional regulator produces MKELDFDSEDLEVTEEFLSRAYTRMQIGGDVEQTRAHVSRNVVGSVSVDDLEFGYDMSHDAGTLGKICLGNVHSGSIVRQYFPDGQEGYFGPGDVFVYAPHDRPYAGVIRRSGYNLVMFDPQLLTRVAAGLPGRRPDPVRLVGDRPVSPAAAQHLRRTIAYLRDGVCADPELSQQPLLVSAASQLLAASVLTAFPNTATTEPTGADRRDAHSDTLRRAVAYIDEHADQDLSVADIAAAVHVSVRTVQVAFRRHLDTTPMGYLRRVRLSHAHADLVAADPAGTVTVTAVAARWGFFQLGRFAAAYRAAYGCSPHQTLVQRGP; encoded by the coding sequence ATGAAAGAACTCGATTTCGACAGCGAAGACCTCGAGGTCACCGAAGAGTTCCTCAGCAGGGCCTACACCAGGATGCAGATCGGCGGCGACGTCGAGCAGACCCGGGCGCACGTCTCCCGCAATGTCGTGGGATCGGTCAGCGTGGACGATCTCGAGTTCGGTTACGACATGAGCCACGACGCCGGGACCCTCGGCAAAATCTGTCTCGGCAACGTGCATTCCGGTTCGATCGTGCGGCAGTACTTTCCCGACGGGCAGGAAGGGTATTTCGGGCCCGGCGACGTATTCGTCTACGCTCCGCACGACCGGCCCTACGCCGGGGTGATCCGCCGTTCCGGCTACAACCTCGTCATGTTCGACCCGCAGTTGCTGACCCGCGTGGCCGCCGGGCTCCCCGGCCGCAGGCCCGATCCGGTGCGGCTCGTCGGCGACCGGCCCGTTTCCCCGGCGGCGGCACAGCATTTGCGGCGCACCATCGCCTACCTGCGCGACGGCGTCTGCGCCGATCCCGAACTGAGCCAGCAGCCGCTGCTCGTCTCAGCCGCTTCGCAACTGCTTGCCGCGAGTGTGCTGACGGCGTTCCCGAACACGGCGACAACCGAGCCCACCGGCGCGGACCGCCGCGACGCGCACTCGGACACCCTGCGCCGCGCCGTCGCCTACATCGACGAGCACGCCGACCAAGACCTCTCCGTGGCCGACATCGCCGCCGCCGTCCATGTCAGCGTCCGCACGGTGCAGGTCGCCTTCCGGCGGCACCTGGACACCACCCCGATGGGCTATCTGCGCCGGGTCCGGCTCTCCCACGCCCACGCCGACCTGGTGGCCGCCGACCCGGCGGGCACCGTCACGGTCACCGCCGTCGCCGCCCGATGGGGTTTCTTCCAGCTCGGCCGGTTCGCCGCCGCGTACCGCGCCGCCTACGGCTGCTCCCCGCACCAGACTCTCGTCCAGCGCGGCCCCTGA
- a CDS encoding DUF1003 domain-containing protein codes for MNRRRMPRLRRPATTADEQVGFNGAFAAALTRAVGSMPALYVVLALVAGWMALATWGPLRAADPYPFAFLLFLDNVVQLVLCLVILVGQRVLGGAADRRSIQTYENAEAVFEQIADLQRHLDQHDRALSRGVSLLESSPHPWIQQHRVQRPPQALDQAVSVNGRIAAWLTQRLGSMWAFYLAAGTQVVWMGLAGLGVQTLDPYPFAFMTFLSTLVQLVFMIVIMVGQGVLGQAGDRRSEQTFLNGEAVLHECRRMKARLEAQDRLIEDLSRYTRGELIEDLARALHDVNGHAQRTVHAWVPPRWDQAPEEHKAVTRAQARQLGEHLALVGCVMVPAFDPDLTVAFGDDEVLLLAQREHDRWRTEQSSGELPDPDLVDWDDLPEPARTRKLHVARSIPGLVASVGMQVVRDGRARGGAGEEDFTAEEWATLQRAMMASGILVGLSVGGVDSDEMFALVKTLREASVAHPRRFIREVAASSAFDTGLRPGVKYSEYLPYAEKTIRSAATIVAGTAPAELPDFREFLVEIATVVAEVNQEGGFLGVGAQRRTPKEVAAMDAVRLAARHD; via the coding sequence GTGAACCGCCGCCGAATGCCGCGGCTGCGGCGACCGGCCACGACCGCGGACGAACAGGTCGGTTTCAACGGCGCGTTCGCGGCCGCGCTGACGCGCGCGGTCGGCTCGATGCCCGCGCTGTATGTCGTGCTCGCTCTCGTCGCCGGATGGATGGCGCTGGCGACCTGGGGCCCGCTGCGCGCGGCCGACCCGTATCCGTTCGCGTTCCTGCTCTTCCTCGACAACGTGGTGCAGCTGGTGCTGTGCCTGGTGATCCTGGTCGGCCAGCGGGTGCTGGGCGGCGCGGCCGACCGGCGTTCGATCCAGACCTACGAGAACGCCGAGGCCGTCTTCGAGCAGATCGCGGACCTGCAGCGGCATCTCGACCAGCACGACCGGGCGCTCAGCCGCGGCGTGAGCCTGCTGGAGTCGAGCCCGCATCCGTGGATCCAGCAGCACCGGGTGCAGCGGCCGCCGCAGGCGCTCGACCAGGCGGTGAGCGTCAACGGCCGGATCGCGGCGTGGCTGACCCAGCGGCTCGGCAGCATGTGGGCGTTCTACCTGGCCGCCGGCACACAGGTGGTCTGGATGGGGCTGGCCGGGCTGGGCGTGCAGACGCTGGACCCGTACCCGTTCGCGTTCATGACCTTCCTGTCCACGCTGGTGCAGCTGGTCTTCATGATCGTGATCATGGTCGGGCAGGGCGTGCTCGGCCAGGCCGGCGACCGGCGGTCCGAGCAGACCTTCCTCAACGGCGAGGCGGTCCTGCACGAATGCCGCCGGATGAAGGCCCGGCTGGAGGCGCAGGACCGGCTGATCGAGGACCTCAGCCGCTACACCCGCGGCGAGCTGATCGAGGATCTCGCGCGGGCGCTCCACGACGTCAACGGCCACGCCCAGCGGACCGTGCACGCCTGGGTCCCGCCCCGCTGGGACCAAGCCCCCGAGGAACACAAGGCGGTCACCCGCGCCCAGGCCCGGCAGTTGGGCGAGCATCTGGCGCTGGTCGGCTGCGTGATGGTGCCCGCGTTCGACCCCGACCTCACCGTCGCGTTCGGCGACGACGAGGTCCTGCTGCTGGCCCAGCGCGAACACGACCGGTGGCGGACCGAACAGTCCTCCGGCGAACTGCCCGACCCGGACCTGGTCGACTGGGACGACCTGCCGGAACCGGCACGGACGCGGAAACTGCACGTCGCGCGCAGCATCCCGGGTCTGGTGGCCAGCGTCGGCATGCAGGTGGTCCGCGACGGACGGGCCCGCGGCGGCGCGGGCGAGGAGGATTTCACCGCCGAGGAATGGGCGACCCTGCAGCGGGCGATGATGGCGTCGGGAATCCTGGTCGGGCTGTCGGTCGGCGGCGTCGATTCGGACGAGATGTTCGCGCTGGTGAAAACCTTGCGCGAAGCCAGCGTCGCGCACCCTCGGCGGTTCATCCGCGAGGTGGCGGCCTCGTCGGCCTTCGACACGGGCCTGCGGCCGGGCGTCAAATACTCCGAATACCTGCCGTACGCGGAAAAGACGATCCGCTCAGCCGCGACGATCGTCGCCGGCACCGCGCCCGCGGAACTGCCGGACTTCCGCGAGTTCCTGGTCGAGATCGCCACGGTGGTCGCCGAAGTGAACCAGGAAGGCGGATTCCTCGGAGTGGGCGCGCAACGCCGGACGCCCAAGGAGGTCGCGGCCATGGACGCCGTCCGCTTGGCCGCCCGGCACGACTGA
- a CDS encoding PQQ-binding-like beta-propeller repeat protein → MRRIASIAAGLGMLAATAACGGGSLPTDLPTDQAGPAGQQPPASSAQPEAVTADPPLAFDTSKGVPLPRTALQANLGGSVTSKFMTLRDRTGYIIAPESLSAVDVLTGREKWNTKIEGPAADPNAHNGPFVEQSGPRPPLVTDKLAVGAVPLRMPEQGTTPGYLALAVIAVNPETGAKAWQANTKIADDQYGISGDRSVTHVVAVTDKAVIASFTQSEGNRTVGLDPATGKQLWERKDFDAGSLNGDVVVGVDSNVAENSSMVQATALDIATGEQKWVAAAKSSAVEIIQADPAMVVLKANEYSTGHAFLKFLDATTGAEKFSVEGARNLGPDRYGDCLYDEQSVLACTDSGVLTAYDAKAGTKLWSLPDQAANRVPPGGLTVAWHGALYGYTNGRQPIVLDAKTGKDLSTDVGYVPDWVSKYAAAGVDKDGVPTAYPVKK, encoded by the coding sequence ATGCGGCGAATCGCGAGTATCGCGGCCGGTCTGGGGATGCTGGCCGCCACGGCCGCGTGCGGCGGCGGGTCGCTGCCGACCGATCTGCCCACCGACCAGGCCGGACCGGCCGGGCAGCAGCCGCCCGCCTCGTCCGCCCAGCCCGAGGCGGTGACCGCCGATCCGCCGCTGGCGTTCGACACCAGCAAAGGCGTCCCGCTGCCCCGCACGGCGCTGCAGGCCAATTTGGGCGGCTCCGTGACGTCGAAGTTCATGACGCTGCGCGACCGCACCGGCTACATCATCGCCCCCGAATCGCTGAGCGCGGTCGACGTCCTGACCGGCCGCGAGAAGTGGAACACCAAGATCGAAGGCCCGGCCGCCGACCCGAACGCGCACAACGGGCCGTTCGTCGAACAGAGCGGCCCGCGTCCTCCGCTCGTCACGGACAAACTCGCCGTCGGGGCCGTCCCGCTGCGGATGCCCGAGCAGGGCACGACGCCGGGCTACCTCGCGCTCGCCGTCATCGCGGTGAACCCGGAAACCGGGGCCAAGGCCTGGCAGGCGAACACCAAGATCGCCGACGACCAGTACGGGATCAGCGGCGACCGTTCGGTCACGCACGTCGTCGCGGTCACCGACAAGGCGGTGATCGCCAGCTTCACGCAGTCGGAGGGCAACCGCACCGTCGGACTGGACCCGGCGACCGGGAAACAGCTGTGGGAGCGCAAGGACTTCGACGCGGGGAGCCTGAACGGCGACGTCGTGGTCGGCGTCGACTCCAACGTGGCCGAGAACTCCTCGATGGTCCAGGCGACCGCGCTCGACATCGCGACCGGTGAGCAGAAGTGGGTCGCCGCCGCCAAATCGAGCGCGGTCGAGATCATCCAGGCAGATCCGGCGATGGTGGTCCTGAAAGCGAATGAGTACAGCACCGGGCACGCGTTCCTGAAGTTCCTCGACGCGACGACGGGCGCGGAGAAGTTCTCCGTGGAAGGCGCCCGCAACCTGGGACCGGACCGCTACGGTGACTGCCTCTACGACGAGCAGTCGGTGCTCGCCTGCACCGACTCCGGCGTGCTCACCGCCTACGACGCCAAGGCCGGGACCAAGCTGTGGAGCCTCCCGGACCAGGCCGCGAACCGCGTCCCGCCGGGCGGCCTGACCGTCGCCTGGCACGGCGCGCTGTACGGCTACACCAACGGACGGCAGCCGATCGTCCTCGACGCCAAGACCGGCAAGGACCTGTCCACCGACGTCGGCTACGTGCCGGACTGGGTGAGCAAATACGCCGCGGCGGGCGTCGACAAGGACGGCGTGCCCACGGCGTACCCGGTCAAGAAGTAG
- a CDS encoding TetR/AcrR family transcriptional regulator, with product MSQQYKDDQRGEILAAARRCFLRDGFHRTSMQDVFAEAGKSAGAVYRYFPKKEDMIVAVAAQNLDDVTAVLRAALTRGTGEHGVGEVMAELLEAVTDLHRDRQLAGMAVLVWSEAQRNPELAGRLTAASAEMSAEVAGLVRDRQEAGAWTGASADALAQAILALLPGFLFTLALSGPDGVAGFPDAVRTLLPQ from the coding sequence GTGAGCCAGCAGTACAAGGACGACCAGCGGGGAGAAATCCTGGCGGCCGCGCGCCGCTGCTTCCTCCGCGACGGCTTCCACCGCACGTCGATGCAGGACGTCTTCGCCGAGGCAGGCAAGTCCGCGGGCGCGGTCTACCGGTACTTCCCGAAGAAGGAGGACATGATCGTCGCCGTCGCCGCGCAGAATCTCGACGACGTGACCGCGGTCCTGCGCGCTGCTCTCACTCGCGGCACCGGTGAGCACGGCGTCGGCGAGGTGATGGCGGAGCTGCTGGAGGCCGTGACCGATCTTCATCGCGACCGGCAGCTGGCGGGCATGGCGGTGCTGGTCTGGTCGGAAGCCCAGCGCAACCCGGAACTCGCCGGACGGCTCACCGCCGCGTCAGCCGAGATGAGTGCCGAAGTGGCCGGCCTCGTGCGCGACCGGCAGGAGGCCGGGGCCTGGACCGGGGCATCGGCGGATGCCCTCGCGCAGGCGATTTTGGCGCTCCTGCCCGGATTCCTCTTCACTCTGGCGCTGTCCGGACCGGACGGAGTGGCCGGATTCCCCGACGCGGTCCGGACGCTTTTGCCGCAGTAA
- a CDS encoding molybdopterin-dependent oxidoreductase: MTSRLRILPAALCGVLALVSALAAGHLAASFGNVNASPYLAVGNGAIDLTPLPVKDFAVRTFGTYDKAVLLGGMAAVLVLVSAAAGLLSRRSPWPGLAIIVAFGLIGGVAVGARPDLTAVALLAPLASLVVGAAVFLLLHRIALQQQTTDSSRRSFLLGSVGAVVGAGVLGGAGQLISGSRDATASRAAVGQLVPAVSAPPIPADADFAKLGTPPFLTPNRDFYRVDTALSVPQVRTEDWSLRIHGMVEREMRYRYRDLRDRPLVERTVTMTCVSNEVGGDYVSTSNFIGIDLADLLAEAGVQPGAEQLFCSSVDGWTSGTPVAAALDRSRGAMLAIGMNREPLPLEHGFPARLVTPGLYGYVSAVKWVVDIEVTTWKARQAYWLRRGWGEQAPIKTESRIDTPKGFATVPSGAVRIAGVAWAQHTGIAKVEIKVDSGAWQPTTLSAEVNPNTWRMWWAQISVQPGTHQVFVRATDKSGYTQTEARAGTVPDGATGWHSTTFIAS, encoded by the coding sequence ATGACCTCCCGTCTGCGGATCCTCCCGGCAGCGCTCTGCGGTGTCCTCGCCCTGGTCTCGGCGCTGGCCGCCGGACACCTGGCGGCGTCGTTCGGCAACGTCAACGCTTCGCCGTACCTCGCGGTCGGGAACGGAGCCATCGATCTGACGCCGCTGCCGGTGAAAGACTTCGCGGTGCGGACCTTCGGCACCTACGACAAGGCGGTCCTGCTCGGCGGCATGGCTGCAGTGCTGGTGCTCGTGTCCGCGGCGGCCGGGTTGCTGTCTCGGCGATCGCCGTGGCCGGGCCTCGCGATCATTGTCGCTTTTGGACTGATCGGCGGGGTCGCGGTGGGCGCGCGGCCGGATCTGACCGCGGTGGCGTTGCTCGCTCCCCTGGCCAGTTTGGTCGTGGGAGCGGCGGTTTTCCTGCTGCTGCACCGGATCGCTTTACAGCAGCAGACGACGGACTCTTCACGACGGTCGTTCCTGCTCGGCAGTGTCGGCGCCGTCGTCGGGGCTGGAGTGCTCGGCGGTGCCGGGCAGCTAATCAGCGGAAGCCGCGACGCGACCGCTTCCCGGGCAGCGGTCGGCCAGCTCGTGCCCGCGGTTTCGGCTCCGCCGATCCCCGCCGACGCGGATTTCGCCAAGCTCGGGACGCCGCCGTTTCTCACGCCGAACCGGGACTTCTATCGCGTCGACACCGCGTTGTCCGTTCCGCAGGTGCGAACCGAGGATTGGAGCCTGCGGATCCACGGGATGGTCGAGCGGGAAATGCGGTACCGGTACCGCGATCTCCGCGACCGGCCGCTGGTCGAGCGCACCGTGACGATGACTTGTGTGTCCAATGAGGTCGGTGGCGACTATGTGTCCACTTCGAACTTCATCGGGATCGATCTCGCCGATCTGCTCGCGGAAGCCGGAGTACAGCCGGGTGCGGAGCAGTTGTTCTGCTCCAGTGTGGACGGTTGGACGTCCGGCACGCCGGTCGCCGCCGCGCTGGACCGTTCGCGCGGCGCGATGCTGGCGATCGGGATGAACCGCGAGCCCTTGCCGCTGGAACACGGGTTTCCCGCGCGGCTGGTCACTCCCGGGCTTTACGGGTATGTCTCGGCGGTCAAGTGGGTGGTGGACATCGAGGTCACCACCTGGAAGGCCCGGCAGGCCTATTGGCTCCGCCGCGGCTGGGGCGAGCAGGCGCCGATCAAGACCGAATCACGGATCGACACGCCCAAGGGCTTCGCGACGGTTCCGTCCGGTGCGGTGCGGATCGCGGGCGTCGCTTGGGCACAGCACACCGGGATCGCCAAGGTGGAGATCAAAGTGGACAGTGGTGCCTGGCAGCCGACCACCTTGTCCGCCGAGGTGAACCCGAATACCTGGCGGATGTGGTGGGCCCAGATTTCCGTGCAGCCCGGCACGCACCAGGTGTTCGTGCGCGCGACCGACAAATCCGGCTATACGCAGACCGAAGCCCGCGCT
- a CDS encoding GAF and ANTAR domain-containing protein: MPATERETLVAEAVLSLAAGDRPVPDLLHDLTISVAALLGLRAAGVSVLDETGKADCLTTSDETFLPLARSQFELGEGPALDTIRTGAVLPPVTLRPAGSGPQRWPRFTARALRAGVARAAAVPLRAGEYTVGAVTLFGGTPSVPAAQDLRLAQVLADAAGAGLSQRQALRTKDEIIGQLQSALDSRVVIEQAKGILAAHLNIDIGEAFNRLRSHARAQRLKLSELAGLVVQGDIPAGLSAIA, encoded by the coding sequence ATGCCTGCCACCGAACGCGAAACACTGGTCGCCGAGGCCGTGCTCAGCCTTGCCGCCGGCGACCGGCCGGTCCCGGACCTGCTGCACGACCTCACGATCAGCGTGGCCGCGCTCCTCGGCCTGCGGGCCGCCGGGGTCTCGGTCCTCGACGAGACCGGGAAAGCGGACTGCCTCACCACCTCCGACGAAACGTTCCTCCCCTTGGCCCGCAGCCAGTTCGAACTCGGCGAAGGCCCGGCCCTGGACACCATCCGCACCGGTGCCGTACTGCCCCCGGTCACGCTGCGGCCCGCGGGATCGGGACCGCAGCGCTGGCCCCGGTTCACCGCCCGGGCGCTGCGGGCCGGAGTCGCTCGCGCCGCCGCCGTGCCGCTGCGGGCGGGCGAGTACACGGTCGGTGCGGTGACGTTGTTCGGCGGGACGCCGTCGGTCCCGGCCGCGCAGGATCTGCGGCTGGCGCAAGTCCTGGCCGACGCCGCCGGGGCCGGGCTGTCGCAGCGCCAGGCGTTGCGGACGAAGGACGAGATCATCGGGCAGCTGCAGTCGGCGCTGGACTCCCGCGTCGTGATCGAACAGGCCAAGGGGATTCTCGCCGCGCACCTGAACATCGACATCGGAGAGGCGTTCAACCGGCTGCGCTCGCACGCCCGCGCGCAGCGGTTGAAGCTCAGCGAACTGGCGGGACTGGTCGTGCAGGGAGACATCCCGGCCGGGTTGAGCGCGATCGCCTGA
- a CDS encoding DinB family protein, with product MESVIDSPAKKQLEFFIDEHREALQHCLDGLTEEQARRSLVPSRTTLLGLVKHVTFVEQVWFDEAVTGRTRAEIGIPDTPDESFALADDDTVASVQQAHREACENARQATAALELASILPGNRRGPLPLQFVYLHVLRELAQHCGHADILREQILAADGATS from the coding sequence ATGGAATCAGTGATCGACAGTCCCGCCAAGAAGCAGCTGGAATTCTTCATCGACGAGCACCGCGAGGCGCTCCAGCACTGCCTCGACGGGCTCACCGAGGAGCAGGCCCGCCGGTCGCTCGTGCCGTCGCGGACGACGTTGCTCGGGCTGGTCAAACACGTGACCTTCGTGGAGCAGGTCTGGTTCGACGAAGCCGTCACCGGCCGTACGCGGGCCGAGATCGGGATCCCGGACACGCCCGACGAATCGTTCGCCCTCGCCGACGACGACACCGTCGCGTCCGTCCAGCAGGCGCATCGCGAAGCGTGCGAGAACGCCCGCCAGGCCACCGCGGCGCTCGAACTGGCCAGCATCCTGCCCGGCAACCGGCGCGGCCCGCTGCCGCTGCAGTTCGTCTACCTGCACGTTCTGCGCGAGCTGGCTCAGCACTGCGGGCACGCGGACATCCTCCGCGAGCAGATCCTCGCGGCGGACGGCGCTACTTCTTGA
- a CDS encoding HutD family protein, which produces MLNPFEVTPVPWRNGAGTTRELAADPSGETLWRISVADLLEDAPFSAFPDIDRLFTALGPLRLTINGTTTDLGLGDQIRFAGEDTVTVSLDQPTQALNVMTRRGRYRAEVVLRAPEADRVDGVAATVDLGGQIADVFLTALA; this is translated from the coding sequence ATGCTCAACCCGTTCGAAGTCACCCCGGTCCCCTGGCGCAACGGAGCAGGCACCACGCGGGAACTCGCCGCCGATCCCTCCGGCGAAACACTGTGGCGGATCAGCGTCGCGGATCTTCTCGAAGACGCCCCGTTCTCGGCTTTCCCTGACATCGACCGGCTTTTCACCGCCCTCGGCCCGCTCCGGCTGACGATCAACGGGACCACGACCGACCTCGGCCTCGGCGACCAGATCCGGTTCGCCGGAGAAGACACCGTGACGGTCTCCCTCGATCAGCCGACCCAGGCTCTCAACGTGATGACCCGGCGCGGGCGGTACCGAGCCGAGGTCGTCCTGCGCGCACCGGAGGCGGACCGCGTGGACGGCGTCGCCGCGACGGTCGATCTCGGCGGGCAAATCGCCGATGTTTTCCTCACCGCGCTGGCATGA
- a CDS encoding M48 family metallopeptidase, with translation MTDEIEPARRDAVRFPGISPRAYEHPVDRGALATLRAVPGFAQVIRAVSGFYNERGERLMALASSIRVGPRQYPELDRLRHECAETLDLAAVPNLFVYQDPRLQASALGMDEPFIRISTALVDQMSHESLRFAIGHEMGHVLSGHAVYRTIMVRLISLQLSMSWTPVSALGIRAIIAALSEWYRKAELSCDRAGLLCGQDPAAALRAQIQLAGGVDPSRIDIPSFLQQGAEYESVEDIRDSLLKLKNVETETHPFAVVRATQLQKWAASEQYRAILSGDYPRRDDDAPTTDWKDDLKSAAKSYKDSWNASADPLTKVFTEVGETVAGAASKVWTKFGGDSGNGNS, from the coding sequence ATGACTGACGAAATCGAACCCGCGCGCCGGGACGCCGTCCGTTTTCCGGGAATCAGCCCGCGAGCCTACGAACATCCGGTGGATCGCGGCGCGCTCGCCACGCTGCGCGCGGTGCCCGGATTCGCTCAGGTGATCCGCGCCGTCTCCGGTTTCTACAACGAACGCGGCGAACGGCTGATGGCGCTGGCTTCGTCGATTCGCGTCGGGCCGCGGCAGTATCCGGAACTCGACCGGCTGCGCCACGAATGCGCCGAGACGCTGGATCTCGCCGCCGTGCCGAATCTGTTCGTCTACCAGGATCCGCGGCTGCAGGCGTCCGCGCTGGGCATGGACGAGCCGTTCATCCGCATCAGCACCGCGCTCGTCGACCAGATGAGCCACGAATCGCTGAGGTTCGCCATCGGGCACGAGATGGGGCACGTGCTGTCCGGGCACGCGGTCTACCGCACGATCATGGTGCGCCTGATCAGCCTCCAGCTGTCGATGTCCTGGACACCGGTGAGCGCCCTCGGCATCCGGGCGATCATCGCGGCGCTGAGCGAGTGGTACCGCAAGGCCGAACTGTCGTGCGACCGAGCGGGCCTGCTCTGCGGCCAAGACCCGGCCGCGGCGCTGCGCGCGCAGATCCAGCTCGCCGGCGGGGTCGACCCGTCCCGCATCGACATTCCGTCTTTCCTCCAGCAGGGAGCGGAATACGAGTCGGTCGAAGACATCCGGGACAGCTTGCTGAAGCTGAAAAACGTCGAAACCGAGACCCACCCGTTTGCCGTGGTCCGGGCGACGCAGTTGCAGAAATGGGCCGCGTCGGAGCAGTACCGCGCGATCCTGTCGGGCGACTACCCCCGCCGGGACGACGACGCGCCGACGACGGACTGGAAGGACGACCTGAAGTCCGCGGCCAAATCGTACAAGGATTCCTGGAACGCCTCGGCGGATCCGCTGACGAAGGTTTTCACCGAGGTCGGGGAGACGGTCGCCGGTGCGGCCAGCAAGGTCTGGACCAAGTTCGGCGGAGATTCGGGAAACGGCAACAGCTGA
- a CDS encoding MarR family transcriptional regulator: MTRIARRMFELLEPICLVTFFADECNEELAALGHRTYWDGYFASRAAPLGRPSAEVVHAAFYNFAEGEAARHIPSAWETIPAEASVAARERGSAASVRRILGDELAYSPGLVRAADLTTKAATSAPTVGRVMFAGMRTLPVPSDPVARLWHSATMLREHRGDGHIAALVGARIGGTEAHILSALEMGIHPPESFGRVHHLPKKRLAAVMEGLRERGLVDADGHFTDAGREVKQGIEDLTDELAAAPYEALPAAELDELIAVLEPITARLVAAGSK; encoded by the coding sequence ATGACCCGCATCGCCCGGCGCATGTTCGAGCTCCTGGAGCCGATCTGCCTCGTCACGTTCTTCGCCGACGAATGCAACGAGGAACTGGCCGCGCTCGGCCACCGCACCTACTGGGACGGCTATTTCGCCAGCCGCGCCGCACCATTGGGACGACCGTCGGCGGAGGTCGTGCACGCAGCGTTCTACAACTTCGCCGAGGGCGAGGCCGCGCGGCACATCCCGAGCGCGTGGGAGACGATCCCGGCCGAGGCGTCCGTCGCCGCACGCGAACGCGGCAGCGCGGCCTCGGTGCGCCGCATCCTCGGCGACGAACTGGCCTACTCGCCGGGCTTGGTGCGCGCCGCCGACCTGACCACCAAGGCCGCGACGAGCGCACCCACCGTGGGCCGCGTGATGTTCGCCGGGATGCGCACGCTTCCGGTGCCGAGCGATCCGGTGGCCCGGCTGTGGCATTCCGCGACCATGCTGCGCGAGCACCGCGGGGACGGGCACATCGCCGCTCTGGTCGGCGCGCGGATCGGCGGGACCGAGGCGCACATCCTGTCGGCGCTGGAGATGGGCATCCATCCGCCGGAGTCGTTCGGGCGGGTGCATCACCTGCCGAAGAAGCGGCTGGCGGCGGTCATGGAAGGGTTGCGGGAGCGGGGGCTCGTGGACGCCGACGGGCATTTCACCGACGCTGGGCGCGAGGTGAAGCAGGGCATCGAAGACCTGACCGACGAACTCGCCGCCGCGCCCTACGAAGCCCTGCCTGCTGCCGAACTCGACGAGCTGATCGCTGTGCTGGAGCCGATCACCGCGAGGCTGGTGGCCGCCGGATCGAAGTGA
- a CDS encoding SAM-dependent methyltransferase, translating to MAQGPEEPIPGVDLDRPSVARVYDWYLGGTANWAIDREFGKMVLSAFPAGMYCARANRAFLHRAVRHLVRLGVRQFVDIGSGVPTMGNVHQIADEVAPDSRVVYIDREPVAVAHSRILLERHGDPERHAVIQGDLREPDELWESVAGTGVVDLDQPLALLVTAVLHIQQPGRDGRDLGPEAIARYREMLSPGSYLVLSQLTHEGLPDDIARQLHAVIQLYDTNVSKHVLRSNAEIHALFGDFELLDPGVTWTAAWHPEESGLNTPVIEFADPSEAAMLAGVARKH from the coding sequence GTGGCGCAAGGACCTGAGGAGCCCATCCCGGGCGTGGACCTCGACCGGCCCAGCGTGGCGCGGGTTTACGACTGGTATCTCGGCGGCACGGCCAACTGGGCCATCGACCGCGAGTTCGGCAAAATGGTCCTTTCGGCCTTTCCGGCCGGCATGTACTGCGCCAGAGCCAACCGCGCCTTCCTGCACCGCGCGGTGCGGCACCTCGTCCGACTCGGCGTGCGCCAGTTCGTCGACATCGGCTCCGGCGTTCCCACGATGGGCAACGTGCACCAGATCGCCGACGAGGTCGCGCCGGACTCCCGCGTCGTCTACATCGACCGCGAGCCCGTCGCGGTCGCGCACTCCCGGATCCTGCTGGAGCGCCACGGCGACCCCGAACGGCACGCGGTGATCCAGGGCGATCTTCGCGAACCGGACGAACTGTGGGAATCCGTCGCGGGCACCGGCGTCGTCGACCTCGACCAGCCGCTGGCCCTGCTGGTCACCGCCGTCCTGCACATCCAGCAGCCCGGCCGGGACGGCCGCGACCTCGGTCCCGAGGCCATCGCGCGGTACCGGGAAATGCTTTCCCCGGGTTCGTATCTGGTGCTCTCGCAACTCACCCACGAGGGACTGCCCGACGACATCGCCCGCCAATTGCACGCCGTCATCCAGCTGTACGACACCAATGTCAGCAAGCACGTGCTGCGCTCGAACGCGGAAATCCACGCCCTGTTCGGAGACTTCGAACTGCTCGACCCGGGCGTCACGTGGACTGCCGCCTGGCATCCGGAGGAAAGCGGTCTCAACACTCCGGTCATCGAGTTCGCGGACCCCAGCGAGGCCGCGATGCTGGCCGGGGTCGCGCGCAAACACTGA